The Sphingosinicellaceae bacterium genome includes the window CTGACGATGCCGGCGAACACTTTCACCGCGACCACCGATCTGCGTGCGGCCATAGGTGCAGGTGAGCCACCGCTGGCGTGCGTGCTGGTCGACGAGGCGCAGTTCCTGACCCGGGAGCAGGTCTGGCAACTCGCGGGCGTCGCCGACGAGCTCGACGTGCCGGTGCTGTGCTATGGCCTGCGCACCGACTTCCAGGCGCAGCCGTTCGAGGGCGCAACGTGGCTGCTGGCACTGGCGGACGTGCTGACCGAGATCAAGGCGGTCTGCACCTGCGGCCGCAAGGCGACGATGAACCTGCGCATCGACGCCGGCGGCCGCGCGGTCACCGAGGGTAACCAGACCGAGATCGGCGGCAACAGCCGCTACGTCGCGCTGTGCCGGCGCCACTATATCGCGGCGCTTGCCGACGCGACTGACTGATCGCGTCGAGTGACCGGACGGTAGCCCTCGCCCGAAGTCGATGCTAACCCCGTGTGGGGAGCGGAAAAAGCGGGGGGACAGGCATGGCCGGAAAAGCACACGCAGCGCGGTCGGCGCTCTGGGATATCGGTTACGCCGCCGCCGGCATCATCGCTGCGAGCTTCGGGCTCAAGGGCTTCCTGATCCCCAACCACTTCTTCGATGGCGGCGTCACCGGAGTCACGCTGCTGATGCACGAAATCTATCACGTGCCGGTCGCGGTCGTGATCGTCGTGCTCAACCTGCCCTTCATGCTGCTTGGCGGCCGGCTGATCGGCACCGGCTTCGCATGGCGAATGCTGGCCTGCGTCATCGCCTTCGGCCTGTGCCTGTATTTCGTGCCGTTCCCGATCATCACCGACGACAAGTTGCTGGTCTCGATCTTCGGCGGCGTGCTGATGGGCCTTGGCATGGGGCTCGCGATGCGCGCCGGCACCGCGCTCGACGGCGTCGAGGTGCTGGCGCTCTACACCGTCGAGCGGCTGAGCTTCACGATCTCGGAGATTATCCTCGGCATCAACGTCATCATCTTCCTGATCGCAGCGCTCGAGGTCAGCCTGCCGACCGCGTTATACTCGATGCTGACCTACTACGCCGCGTCCAAGACCACCGATTTCGTCGTCGAGGGGATCGAGGAATATACCGGCATCACGATCATCTCGGCACAGGCCGACCGCATCAAGGAGATGCTGGTGATGGTGCTCGGCCGTGGCATCACGATCTACAAGGGCGAGCGCGGCTATCTGCCCGATTCGTTCGAGGTCCGCGCGCCGGTCGACATCATCTTCACGGTCATCACCCGGCTCGAGGTGCGCCGCATGCGCCGGCTCGTGCACGCCATCGACCCCAAGGCCTTCATCGTCAGCAATACCGTCAAGGAAGCGGCCGGCGG containing:
- a CDS encoding thymidine kinase; protein product: MAKLYFYYASMNAGKSTALLQADFNYRERGMSTLLFTAAIDRRAGFGMIASRIGLTMPANTFTATTDLRAAIGAGEPPLACVLVDEAQFLTREQVWQLAGVADELDVPVLCYGLRTDFQAQPFEGATWLLALADVLTEIKAVCTCGRKATMNLRIDAGGRAVTEGNQTEIGGNSRYVALCRRHYIAALADATD
- a CDS encoding YitT family protein, translated to MAGKAHAARSALWDIGYAAAGIIAASFGLKGFLIPNHFFDGGVTGVTLLMHEIYHVPVAVVIVVLNLPFMLLGGRLIGTGFAWRMLACVIAFGLCLYFVPFPIITDDKLLVSIFGGVLMGLGMGLAMRAGTALDGVEVLALYTVERLSFTISEIILGINVIIFLIAALEVSLPTALYSMLTYYAASKTTDFVVEGIEEYTGITIISAQADRIKEMLVMVLGRGITIYKGERGYLPDSFEVRAPVDIIFTVITRLEVRRMRRLVHAIDPKAFIVSNTVKEAAGGVLKRRSHHEAHHEPHHETHHAAKP